One region of Cobetia sp. cqz5-12 genomic DNA includes:
- a CDS encoding putative 2-aminoethylphosphonate ABC transporter permease subunit: MARALPLSGRLSGESGLRLLMLLLALALLVIGLLLPLATMLIKSVQDRSGDFVGLANFARYVQTPALVGSIINSVSIALISTLTVVSLAFLCAYGITRTCMPGKRVFRMLSILPLLAPSLLPAISLVYLFGNQGWFKDVLLGESIYGPIGIVMGMTFWIFPHALMIMMTALSNSDARLYEAADALGTPKWRSFLTITLPGARYGIISCAFVAFTLAITDFGVPKIIGGQFSVLATDVYRQVVGQQNFQMGAVVSVILLLPALLSFAVDRWIQRRQVAQLSARAVPWQPTPSPLRDWIFALLCYGVAAAILAVIGTAIYASLVQFWPYNLSLTLDHYAFKALAGGGWDAWLNSLTLAFWVTLIGTLVIFFNAWLTEKSQGYRPLRQGLHFMAMMPMAVPGMVLGLSYIFYFNQADNPLNWVYGTFAILVLNTLVHFYTVCHLTSVTALKQLDPEFEAVGASLKVPFWKTFCRITLPVSLPSVLDISAYLFMNAMTTVSAVVFLYNSDTRLASIAVMHLDEAGHFASAAAMAVLIFFTCLGVKLLHAVVSHLLLTRAQRWRQAT, translated from the coding sequence ATGGCGCGCGCATTGCCCTTGTCGGGTCGGCTGTCAGGCGAGTCCGGCTTGCGTCTGTTGATGTTGCTGCTGGCCCTGGCGCTGCTGGTCATCGGGTTGCTGTTGCCGCTGGCCACCATGCTGATCAAGAGCGTGCAGGACCGCAGCGGCGACTTCGTCGGCCTGGCCAACTTCGCGCGCTATGTGCAGACGCCGGCGCTGGTCGGCTCGATCATCAACTCGGTCAGCATCGCGTTGATCAGTACCCTGACGGTGGTGAGTCTGGCCTTCCTGTGCGCGTACGGCATCACCCGTACCTGCATGCCGGGCAAGCGCGTCTTCCGCATGCTGTCCATCCTGCCGCTACTGGCACCGTCACTGCTGCCAGCCATCAGTCTGGTGTATCTGTTCGGCAATCAGGGCTGGTTCAAGGATGTGCTGCTGGGGGAGAGCATCTACGGCCCCATCGGCATCGTGATGGGCATGACCTTCTGGATCTTCCCGCATGCGCTGATGATCATGATGACGGCGCTCAGCAACAGCGATGCCCGTCTCTATGAAGCCGCGGATGCGCTGGGAACGCCAAAGTGGCGCAGCTTTCTGACCATCACCTTGCCGGGCGCGCGCTACGGCATCATCTCCTGTGCGTTCGTGGCCTTCACGCTGGCGATCACCGATTTCGGCGTGCCGAAGATCATCGGCGGGCAGTTCAGTGTGCTGGCCACCGATGTCTATCGTCAGGTGGTGGGGCAGCAGAACTTCCAGATGGGCGCGGTGGTCAGCGTCATCCTGCTGTTGCCGGCCTTGCTGTCCTTCGCGGTGGACCGCTGGATCCAGCGCCGTCAGGTCGCGCAACTCTCGGCGCGCGCCGTGCCCTGGCAGCCGACGCCAAGCCCGCTGCGTGACTGGATCTTCGCGCTGCTCTGCTATGGCGTGGCCGCCGCGATTCTGGCCGTGATCGGCACCGCTATCTATGCATCCCTCGTGCAGTTCTGGCCCTATAACCTGAGTCTGACCCTGGATCACTACGCCTTCAAGGCGCTGGCGGGCGGTGGCTGGGACGCGTGGCTCAACTCGCTGACGCTGGCCTTCTGGGTCACCTTGATCGGCACGCTGGTCATCTTCTTCAATGCCTGGCTGACCGAGAAGAGCCAGGGCTATCGCCCGCTGCGCCAGGGACTGCACTTCATGGCGATGATGCCGATGGCCGTGCCGGGCATGGTGCTGGGGCTGTCCTACATCTTCTACTTCAACCAGGCCGATAACCCGCTGAACTGGGTCTACGGCACCTTCGCGATTCTGGTGCTCAACACCCTGGTGCATTTCTATACCGTCTGCCATCTGACCTCGGTGACCGCGCTCAAGCAGCTTGATCCGGAATTCGAGGCGGTCGGTGCCTCACTCAAGGTGCCGTTCTGGAAGACCTTCTGCCGCATCACCTTGCCGGTGTCCCTACCGTCAGTGCTGGATATCTCGGCCTATCTGTTCATGAACGCGATGACGACCGTCTCGGCGGTGGTATTTCTCTACAACAGCGATACCCGACTGGCCTCCATCGCGGTGATGCATCTCGACGAAGCCGGGCACTTCGCCAGCGCGGCCGCCATGGCAGTGCTGATCTTCTTCACCTGTCTGGGCGTCAAGCTGCTGCATGCGGTAGTCAGTCATCTGCTGTTGACCCGTGCCCAACGCTGGCGACAGGCGACCTGA
- a CDS encoding 2-aminoethylphosphonate--pyruvate transaminase: MSIQPPYLLTPGPLTTSVSVKAAMMKDWGSWDQDFNTKTAEICQQLLRCANASEHHECVPMQGSGTFAVEAALGSLIEPTSTTLVLVNGAYGKRLVSLLTRMGRDCDVLAWGDAEAPCAKAVADRLAARPEIGHVAMIHCETSSGMLNPVADIAEVVAAHGRELILDSMSGFGALEIDAQRTPFLALISSANKCFEGVPGFGFVIARRDALQAAQGRSHSLSLDLHDQWQYLKRTGQWRYTPPTHVVAAFHQALKEHAEEGGVAGRHARYRANMQRLVAGMRQRGFTTLLDDAWLSPIITTFLSPAHSDFDFSRFYAELKARGFIIYPGKLTDVESFRIGSIGQLDVRVMDQLLAAVDDALATLGVDDARPCADAVALN; the protein is encoded by the coding sequence ATGAGCATTCAACCTCCGTACCTGCTGACTCCCGGCCCCTTGACTACCAGTGTGAGCGTCAAGGCCGCCATGATGAAGGACTGGGGCTCCTGGGATCAGGACTTCAACACCAAGACCGCCGAGATCTGCCAGCAGTTGCTCCGCTGTGCCAATGCCAGTGAGCACCATGAGTGCGTGCCGATGCAGGGCAGCGGTACCTTCGCGGTCGAGGCGGCGCTGGGCAGTCTGATCGAGCCGACGAGTACGACGCTGGTGCTGGTCAATGGCGCCTATGGCAAGCGGCTGGTCAGTCTGCTGACCCGCATGGGGCGCGACTGCGACGTGCTGGCGTGGGGCGACGCCGAGGCGCCGTGTGCCAAGGCCGTGGCCGACAGACTCGCGGCAAGGCCCGAGATCGGTCATGTCGCCATGATTCACTGCGAGACTAGCTCCGGGATGCTCAATCCGGTGGCGGACATCGCCGAGGTGGTGGCGGCACACGGTCGTGAGCTGATTCTCGATTCGATGAGTGGCTTCGGGGCGTTGGAGATCGATGCGCAACGTACTCCGTTTCTGGCGTTGATCTCCTCGGCCAACAAATGCTTCGAAGGGGTGCCGGGGTTCGGCTTCGTGATCGCTCGGCGTGATGCGCTGCAGGCGGCACAGGGGCGTAGTCACTCGCTGTCGCTGGATCTGCACGATCAATGGCAGTACCTCAAGCGCACCGGCCAATGGCGTTATACCCCGCCGACTCACGTGGTGGCGGCGTTTCATCAGGCGCTGAAGGAACATGCCGAGGAGGGCGGCGTCGCGGGCCGCCACGCCCGGTATCGCGCCAACATGCAGCGACTGGTGGCAGGCATGCGTCAGCGCGGCTTCACGACCCTGCTCGACGATGCCTGGCTGTCACCGATCATCACCACCTTCCTGAGCCCGGCACACTCGGACTTCGACTTTTCACGTTTCTACGCCGAGCTCAAGGCACGTGGCTTCATCATCTACCCGGGCAAGCTCACCGACGTGGAGAGCTTCCGTATCGGCAGCATCGGACAGCTGGATGTCCGCGTGATGGATCAACTTCTGGCCGCCGTGGATGACGCGCTGGCCACCCTGGGTGTCGACGATGCCCGCCCGTGCGCTGACGCTGTCGCACTCAACTGA
- the phnX gene encoding phosphonoacetaldehyde hydrolase yields MHYHTPDRLQAAIFDWAGTLVDFGSFAPTQIFVEAFAEIGVAISLEEARGPMGMGKWEHIRTLCDDPAIAARFEAACGHAPSDADVTALYERFMPLQIDKIGAHSALIPGALEVINGLRDKGIKIGSCSGYPREVLEQVVARGKGNGLVVDHVVATDEVPKGRPSPAQSLANVIALGITDVAACVKVDDTAPGLLEGRSAGMWTVALTCSGNAMGLDHAAFMALSEAELNERRSAIEAQFAPSGPHFMIDTIAQLPEVIREIEARLARGERP; encoded by the coding sequence ATGCACTATCACACCCCGGATCGTCTGCAGGCTGCCATCTTCGATTGGGCCGGCACCCTGGTGGATTTCGGCTCCTTCGCGCCGACCCAGATCTTCGTCGAGGCCTTCGCGGAAATCGGCGTGGCCATCAGTCTGGAAGAGGCGCGCGGCCCGATGGGCATGGGCAAATGGGAACACATCCGAACCCTGTGTGATGACCCTGCGATCGCGGCCCGTTTCGAGGCGGCTTGTGGCCACGCCCCGAGTGATGCCGATGTCACGGCGCTTTATGAGCGCTTCATGCCGCTGCAGATCGACAAGATCGGGGCGCACTCCGCACTGATTCCCGGTGCGCTCGAGGTCATCAACGGGTTGCGCGACAAGGGCATCAAGATCGGCTCCTGCTCCGGCTATCCCCGCGAGGTGCTCGAGCAGGTGGTCGCACGGGGCAAGGGCAATGGGCTGGTGGTGGATCATGTCGTGGCCACCGATGAGGTGCCCAAGGGGCGGCCCTCTCCGGCGCAGTCTCTGGCCAATGTCATCGCGCTGGGCATCACTGACGTGGCGGCCTGCGTGAAGGTGGATGACACGGCGCCGGGGCTGCTGGAAGGTCGCAGTGCCGGCATGTGGACAGTCGCGTTGACCTGCTCCGGCAACGCCATGGGGCTGGATCACGCGGCGTTCATGGCCCTGTCAGAGGCAGAGCTCAACGAAAGGCGCAGCGCCATCGAAGCCCAGTTCGCGCCATCCGGGCCGCACTTCATGATCGACACCATCGCGCAGCTGCCCGAGGTGATCCGCGAGATCGAGGCGCGTCTGGCGCGTGGCGAGCGCCCCTGA